The following coding sequences lie in one Eulemur rufifrons isolate Redbay chromosome 11, OSU_ERuf_1, whole genome shotgun sequence genomic window:
- the FH gene encoding fumarate hydratase, mitochondrial isoform X1, with protein sequence MYRTLRLLARSRRLLRAPPSASAPGLSGAAVPPSWPPNAARMASQNSFRTEYDTFGELKVPNDKYYGAQTVRSTMNFKIGGVTERMPIPVIKAFGILKRAAAEVNQDYGLDPKIANAIMKAADEVAEGKLNDHFPLVVWQTGSGTQTNMNVNEVISNRAIEMLGGELGSKKPVHPNDHVNKSQSSNDTFPTAMHIAAAIEVHEVLLPGLQKLHDALNAKSKEFAHIIKIGRTHTQDAVPLTLGQEFGGYVQQVSYAMARIKAAMPRIYELAAGGTAVGTGLNTRIGFAEKVAAKVSTLTGLPFVTAPNKFEALAAHDALVELSGAMNTTACSLMKIANDIRFLGSGPRSGLGELILPENEPGSSIMPGKVNPTQCEAMTMVAAQVMGNHVAVTVGGSNGHFELNVFKPMMIKNVLQSARLLGDVSVSFTENCVVGIQANTERINKLMNESLMLVTALNPHIGYDKAAKIAKTAHKNGSTLKETAIELGFLTAEQFDEWVKPKDMLGPK encoded by the exons ATGTACCGAACACTCCGGCTCCTCGCGCGCTCGCGTCGCCTCTTGCGGGCTCCACCCTCAGCCTCAGCTCCGGGCTTGAGTGGCGCAGCCGTCCCCCCATCCTGGCCCCCGAACGCGGCTCGAATG GCAAGTCAGAATTCTTTCCGGACAGAATATGATACATTTGGTGAACTCAAGGTCCCAAATGATAAGTATTATGGTGCCCAGACTGTGAGATCTACAATGAACTTTAAGATTGGAGGCGTGACAGAACGCATGCCA ATTCCAGTTATTAAAGCTTTTGGCATCTTGAAGCGAGCAGCTGCTGAAGTAAACCAGGATTATGGTCTTGATCCAAAGATTGCTAATGCAATAATGAAGGCAGCAGATGAG GTAGCTGAAGGTAAATTAAATGATCATTTTCCTCTCGTGGTGTGGCAGACTGGATCAGGAACCCAGACAAATATGAATGTAAATGAAGTCATTAGCAATAGAGCAATTGAAATGTTAGGAGGTGAACTTGGTAGCAAGAAACCTGTGCATCCCAATGATCATGTTAATAAAAGCCAG AGCTCAAATGATACTTTCCCCACAGCAATGCACATTGCTGCCGCAATAGAAGTTCATGAAGTACTGTTACCAGGACTACAGAAGCTACATGATGCTCTCAATGCAAAATCCAAAGAGTTTGCACACATCATCAAAATTGGGCGTACTCATACTCAGGATGCTGTACCACTTACTCTTGGGCAG gAATTTGGTGGTTATGTTCAACAAGTGTCATATGCGATGGCGAGAATAAAAGCTGCCATGCCAAGAATCTATGAGCTCGCAGCTGGAGGCACCGCTGTCGGTACCGGTTTAAATACTAGAATTGGCTTTGCAGAAAAGGTTGCTGCAAAAGTGTCTACACTCACAG gctTGCCTTTTGTCACTGCTCCAAATAAATTTGAAGCTCTGGCTGCTCATGATGCTCTGGTTGAGCTCAGTGGAGCCATGAACACCACCGCTTGCAGTCTGATGAAGATCGCAAATGATATTCGTTTTCTGGGTTCCGGTCCTCGGTCGGGTCTGGGTGAACTGATCTTGCCCGAAAatgaaccaggaagcagcatCATGCCAG GCAAGGTGAACCCCACTCAGTGTGAAGCAATGACCATGGTTGCAGCCCAAGTCATGGGGAATCACGTCGCTGTGACTGTCGGAGGCAGCAATGGACATTTCGAGTTGAATGTTTTCAAGCCAATGATG ATTAAGAATGTGTTACAGTCAGCCAGGCTGCTAGGGGATGTTTCAGTTTCCTTCACAGAAAACTGCGTGGTGGGCATCCAGGCCAACACAGAAAGGATCAACAAGCTAATGAATGAGTCTCTAATGTTGGTGACAGCTCTCAATCCTCACATAG
- the FH gene encoding fumarate hydratase, mitochondrial isoform X3, with the protein MYRTLRLLARSRRLLRAPPSASAPGLSGAAVPPSWPPNAARMASQNSFRTEYDTFGELKVPNDKYYGAQTVRSTMNFKIGGVTERMPIPVIKAFGILKRAAAEVNQDYGLDPKIANAIMKAADEVAEGKLNDHFPLVVWQTGSGTQTNMNVNEVISNRAIEMLGGELGSKKPVHPNDHVNKSQSSNDTFPTAMHIAAAIEVHEVLLPGLQKLHDALNAKSKEFAHIIKIGRTHTQDAVPLTLGQEFGGYVQQVSYAMARIKAAMPRIYELAAGGTAVGTGLNTRIGFAEKVAAKVSTLTGLPFVTAPNKFEALAAHDALVELSGAMNTTACSLMKIANDIRFLGSGPRSGLGELILPENEPGSSIMPGKVNPTQCEAMTMVAAQVMGNHVAVTVGGSNGHFELNVFKPMMGMIKQQRLLRQHTKMDQP; encoded by the exons ATGTACCGAACACTCCGGCTCCTCGCGCGCTCGCGTCGCCTCTTGCGGGCTCCACCCTCAGCCTCAGCTCCGGGCTTGAGTGGCGCAGCCGTCCCCCCATCCTGGCCCCCGAACGCGGCTCGAATG GCAAGTCAGAATTCTTTCCGGACAGAATATGATACATTTGGTGAACTCAAGGTCCCAAATGATAAGTATTATGGTGCCCAGACTGTGAGATCTACAATGAACTTTAAGATTGGAGGCGTGACAGAACGCATGCCA ATTCCAGTTATTAAAGCTTTTGGCATCTTGAAGCGAGCAGCTGCTGAAGTAAACCAGGATTATGGTCTTGATCCAAAGATTGCTAATGCAATAATGAAGGCAGCAGATGAG GTAGCTGAAGGTAAATTAAATGATCATTTTCCTCTCGTGGTGTGGCAGACTGGATCAGGAACCCAGACAAATATGAATGTAAATGAAGTCATTAGCAATAGAGCAATTGAAATGTTAGGAGGTGAACTTGGTAGCAAGAAACCTGTGCATCCCAATGATCATGTTAATAAAAGCCAG AGCTCAAATGATACTTTCCCCACAGCAATGCACATTGCTGCCGCAATAGAAGTTCATGAAGTACTGTTACCAGGACTACAGAAGCTACATGATGCTCTCAATGCAAAATCCAAAGAGTTTGCACACATCATCAAAATTGGGCGTACTCATACTCAGGATGCTGTACCACTTACTCTTGGGCAG gAATTTGGTGGTTATGTTCAACAAGTGTCATATGCGATGGCGAGAATAAAAGCTGCCATGCCAAGAATCTATGAGCTCGCAGCTGGAGGCACCGCTGTCGGTACCGGTTTAAATACTAGAATTGGCTTTGCAGAAAAGGTTGCTGCAAAAGTGTCTACACTCACAG gctTGCCTTTTGTCACTGCTCCAAATAAATTTGAAGCTCTGGCTGCTCATGATGCTCTGGTTGAGCTCAGTGGAGCCATGAACACCACCGCTTGCAGTCTGATGAAGATCGCAAATGATATTCGTTTTCTGGGTTCCGGTCCTCGGTCGGGTCTGGGTGAACTGATCTTGCCCGAAAatgaaccaggaagcagcatCATGCCAG GCAAGGTGAACCCCACTCAGTGTGAAGCAATGACCATGGTTGCAGCCCAAGTCATGGGGAATCACGTCGCTGTGACTGTCGGAGGCAGCAATGGACATTTCGAGTTGAATGTTTTCAAGCCAATGATG